The Setaria viridis chromosome 6, Setaria_viridis_v4.0, whole genome shotgun sequence genome includes the window TTGTATTTAAATGTTTTTGAATTGGATTGGATATTAGACAGTTTGTATTGGACTTGGATTGGGTTTGTGGACTTGGATTGGGTTTGGATTGTTTTACGTGGTTTTAACTGGACTTGGACTGGGTTTGGATTGCTTTACGTGGTTTTAACTGGACTTGTTCATTTGGACTGGGATTGCAATGTTATTACTTATTACGTACCTTCTCCATCCTTACTTCTGTAGATATCAAATTCCCATCTGGTAAAACGATCGACTTACACCTATTTTCTGTTAGAGAGGTCGGATTACAACACCTAAACTATCTCCAATCCTGatataaatataataaataaatagttAACTCGACCTAATTATTCTGCTATATACCAATGTCGTGCTTGGCTTGGCCGACGATCACCaactccatggccgccgccgccatgttcTCGAAGCTGTCGGACGGGTTCAGCAAGTACGTCTGCGGAATCTTgcctccgacgacgacggcggacgAGGACAGGTACAGAGCAGGGCTGCGTTCCCTCTTCTTGCTTTCCCCGTCCCCGGAAAGACCACCGCGCAgaacgccgtcgccgtcgccgtccgcctccGTGCGGACGGAGGCGCTGCTGGAGGACGAtgacggcgacgagacggcgacgatGCCTTGGGGGACGGAGGACGACGACCGCGAGGAGGAGATGGCCTCCACGCTCCCGTGCCTCGCGTTCGCGTCGGAGCACGGGTACAGGGTCTTCTCCCTCGCCGAGATGCGCTtgctcgacggcgacgccgacgcgccgccgccgatgcctcCGGTGCTCGGGCGCCGGCTCGTCCCGTCCCCGTACGGAGGGACGGTGCTCGCCACGGACGTGTGCTACAGGCACCCGTGCCACCTCGTCGACCCCTTCACCGGCGAGCGCGCGCCGCTGCCGGACCTGCCCGTCCCGTTCTCGGAGAGCGAGCCGGTGAAGTACCACCCCAACGACTTTCCGCGGCCGCACCGCGCCAGGGTCACCGACGACGGGCTCGCGTGGGACTGGTCCCCGCGCGGCGTCATGGTGGCGCGCGGCGACACGGCCTTCTTCTgcgcgcacggcggcgacggcggcgagtgGACGCCAGTGCACCAGGCGGTACGCGGCTCGCCCATGACCGTCAACTACCGCGCCGGCCGCTTCTTCCTCCTGGAGCTGCGGTCGCTGGTGACCACGGTGATCGACGCCGCCACGCTGCGCGCCCGCGCCACgatcccggcgccggcgggcctgcgcgacgccgacgccgcgtaCCTGGCGCcctccgacgacggcggcgcggtccTCCTGGTGCACCGCGCCGGGGAGGACGGCCGCGGCGTGCTGTTCACCGAGGCGTACCGCGCGCGGGACAGCAGGGGCTCGCCGcggtgggcgcgggcgcgcgacATCGGCGACCGCGCGGTGTTCGTGGACGGCGCGCACGCGttcaccgtcgccgccggccccgcgggggcgggggcgctgGCGAACCGCGTGTACGTGGTCCTCGCCAACAGGGTGGAGCGGCCGTGCgggcgcgtcgccgtcgcgtaCGACGTCGGCTGCTCCCACCTAGGGAGGCCGGAGTTAATGGGGCGGCTGAGGCTCGACGTCGGCGAGGTCGAGCCGATGTGGGGCCAGCCGCACTGGATCATACGCAGAGATGGATCGGGTCGGCACGCATGACCACGCATCAGTTAGGGTTTTAGGGAGTTGTTTAGTTTTTAGTTAAGATTCTTTGTTGGGAGTCCCTTGTTTCTTTGGAAAACTGTTGGAGATACTTTTAGACCTAAATCTCAGCTCGTCACTCAAATCCATACACATAATCTTTGTATATATTTGAATTCATACAATATCCGAATAGCTATAAAACAAGACAATTAGATGACAAATTCAGCCACTATGACAGAAGTCGGAAACCAATAATTTTCCAAGTTCAAATTGCTAAAGTTATGAATTTAAATTCGCCCACCATGACAGAATTTTATTCTTTTATGGGCGAATCAGGCCAATACAATTTTTCCTACCCACACAACACACGGACATTTAATTGGTCATAGTTGATGATAGCATCAATTCCGCGTCACAAAAGTTACGAATATCAACAAGGCGATCGAGGTTGAAAGTTCTATTTGAACAAAGCGAAATAAGACTTGCAATTTCAAACGAAGAGAGAGTCGTCCTACCGTGTACCGATTGAGTAAGTGCCTACGGAGGCACGGAGTGAGTGCCTCGCGCGCTCGGTCGCCCCTAATATCTGATAGCTCGCCAAGTGTttaaaacacttggcaaacttaCCGAGTGTCTCGAGTGTTTTTTATATGATCCTGAGTGTTTCCGACACTAGAGCGCTTCGCATATTCTGCAAGTGACAACATGTCTTGTCTCCATTCAAGCCGTACTATTTCTCTAATAATCTACTCCTTCCATGAGTCCGGATGGGCAAATGAGACATCGGCTCCGCACCTGCGAGCTTACGATGGTAGATCGGAGCGGCGAGAAATACATCCACAGAGCAGCGAGAAACGCAGCGAGCAGCATCCTAGGTGGCATGCAACGGCACTGGTGTAATTGATGTAGGGAAAGAGAACATAGAGGAGGGTTAGAAAATGCGCGCGCAGGATGTGCGGCAGTGGTAGAGGCGGGGTGATGGAGGGGACGAAAGCAATATAGCTAGAGGACACTTCGAATGCTATTTTTTAAATGATTGAATTATTACATTATAAATGATATAAAGACGTGTTCtattcataatattttattagaAATGGCATGGCTAGTGATAAgtgttgttttgttttattatttACCTACATATTAATTACTGGAGATAAGAGTGACCAGTAatcatcccctcctccccctcttcttTCGATTTCACCTATGTATAAAACACATGACTCCTCTAGTGAATAGCCCGAGCAGCAGCGTGTCTTGCTCAGCATGTCTCCTTGTCTACGCTTGGGGAAGCGAAACTTTCCCGACTTGACACCATCGAGTGGTATTTCCCGAGTGCCTATTCTCGGGAAAGTTAATTACTCTCGAGTGTATTTTTCATGCTCCGAGTGTTTTCGACACTAGGGAGCTTCGCAGATTCTGGTAGTGTCGAATCCAAGCAAAGGTAATATAGTTAGGTCTTATTTTATAGTTGTTAAATTTGGAAGTTAGATCCTTGTGGTACTTCTTCAGCaacattttcatataaattttggTAGAATCTTTGAGTTAATCATGCTTTATGTTGGATAATAAGTATATGTGTGCCGTTAACTGTTTCGAATCTTCTAGCATTTCTTATATTGTGGGTATATAGATGCCACCAAATTTTGTGGGTAATAGATTTGTTGGATCCAAAATCGTGAGAGCGGTTACTTGTGGTTTAGTTTAGGTTCAACGCGACTTGTTTCGGCTGCTTCCAAAATATAAGTCTCGTGATTTCTCTTTAGCTAGTTGTAGGTAAGGTACTATAGCATCACTCACACATGACATATCCACACACGCTCTTGAGCATCACTCACCATAAGTACAAGTGACAAGTCCACAACCATAAATTACCATAATTTATAAATCCCTAATTAACCATTTGTTGTAGGTAATGTATATTTCTCCTCCAATGTTGAAAGGTTTGTTCAATGAGGTGGTGATGCCTGATATTATACGGAAACAAATCAATTTCTTGAGAAAATGCAGGATAAAATAATTGAGCGATGTTTTCTATGCTACTGACACACAACATTGACCTCTTCCAATCCAGACCCGTAGTCCAATTGACCTGCCAAGACCTGGTGCTGCTCATTGAGATCTTCAGCGTGATGGTGCGAGGTTCCCGTAGTCCAATTGCATTACAAAATGCTTATGGCAAATACTGCGAGAATACCAATAACGAAATTGGTCAGAAATTGACTTCTATAAGCAATCATTCAACAATCCAGGTATCATATATAGAGGATGAATACTCAGACTTCTGAATTCTAGTTTGATCATGTGGGGTTTGGTAAGTCAAGACCTGATACTACGTCAAAGTAAGTACTTTGGtatattgatttgtttgctcTATTGATGCACACATGTAGTATCAATAATTAAATAGGCAAATGAAACTGTTAGAACTGCATTTAGAAATGTAAGCTTGTTTGCAGAAGTGCTATATTGTAGTAACATCGCAATTTCTATTcttgataaaaactaaaatgagtTTATCCAATTTCAGACTTGCTCATACAAATAGAGTAACGGTTGTGCTTACAAGATAGTTTTCAATTGCACTGTTATTGATCTCCTTCTTTATCCAAGCTGGCGGTCCAATCTCAAAAACACATCTTGTCTTTGGCGACACCTTCTTCGAAGAAGTCATCAAGCCTTCTGGACTCTTTTGTCCTTCACTACTTGACACATTGTTCTTCCTCTTAGGCTTGCTACGGTATAATTTCCTACTGGAAGAAGGACTATCCTGCTGCATTTGAATATATGTTAATGTTGATACTTGAAAGAGAAAGGGGTAAGTGCTTCAGTGCTTAACTCAGATAGCAAACTTGTTCATCTTTACCTTATTATGTGTGATAACGACATGCCACAGTGTGGTTTCAACAATGTTGAAGGTGCAAATGTCACCTTCCTTGAGACTGTTCTCCCGGCAGAACATCATCCAACCCCTCACAATAACGAAGCTGTTGTTCTTGCATGGGAAACCACCAACCTTCCATGATTCCGTACTGTTCATTGAGGTCTTGAGTGTGATTGTGCAAGGTTCCAGTAGCCCAATAGCATCACAGAAAGGTTTCGACAGAGACTGCAACAATTGCATAATGGTTTCAGTAAGCATTATCATAATGGAATTAATAATGACTGCTAGATGTAAACTTAATTTCTTTGGATTCGATAATAGATCATGAATGCAGACACATGAAAAAAATCTACGGAATATCTGATATCATCAACTCCAGCACTTAAATATATTATAAGTAGTTAGAGCATCAAAATAATCAAACGAACATGTTGATCTCTCTTTTTTCATAAGGAAATGAAAGCTAGCGGTAGAAGTCTCATACTTTTGTTGAGCATATGATTTTATCTTGTTTATTAGAGAAATAGTTGTGCTTACAAGTTTCGTTCTAAGAGTGTTGGTGTTGATCTCTTTCCTTATCCATGATGGGGGTCCAATCTCATAGACAGCAAGCCTCTTTGATGCCTCGTTCGTGGAAACCATGGAGCCTTTTGGTTTCTTTTGTCCTTCCCTACTTGGCCAATCCTTCTTCTCTTACGGTTCCTAATGGACTCAGATGGTGCTTCCTGCTGCTTACCTGTATCTGGTAATGTCGATGCTTGATGAGAAAACAAGAGAGATGGACTTCAGTATTCACCTCGCATTCATAACCACTGCTAACAGATTCAAAAACTACCATAGAAGGATTTATCTTTTGTTCACCTTGCTAAATTCTGATGTCCTTGTCTTTGAACTCTCTCTAGAATCCATCAGGGCCAAACACTTTGACTGTGAAAATCATGTTGCCTTCATACTTCAGCAGCAGAGCATTAGCTTGAGTGACGTCATGAGACACAAGAACCTGTGACCAGCCACCTCTGAGAAACAAGTTCGACTCATTCATCTCGAGCTCAACACGACAAATCTTCCCAAGGGAGCCAATAACCATGGCCATACGACTGTTCTTGTGCTCTTCAGGGATGTAATGTTCCACAACTTAGCCGGTATTAGCTGCAAGAACACATAAAAAGGGGTACAATTAGACCATCCTATCTAATCAGAGAAAACAGGATGAGAAAAACGAATTAGCAACAAAAGTCTATGTACCATCTTttccatgaaatcgtgtggaAACACATTGACGAACTGCGGCCTATGGGAAACATCTTTGCTGCTTGTGGTTGCTTCTGAAGAAAATACGAGTTACATGAAATTAGTTTGAATTGAATTTAGGAGTTATTGGCACTAGGTAACTAGAAGTCGACAAGGATAACACTTAATCCTAATTTGGTAGAATTGATCTTCTTGCAAGCTTCCTTATTGATCTAATTTTGCAATATGAATTACATGATCATTTGTCAATAAGAATCAACTCTTCTTTTGAGGACTCTAATATTGCAATATTACAACTTAATTTTTCAGTGTCCAAGCAGATCACATTCAGGTGAAGAtcctaattttattttctttgggACTTTACAGCATATGAACACTTATACGCGGAATCCTTTTTTACCTGTAGGTGGAGTGCCGAGGCCCCTGATACAACCGCTGGCGTTGAACACCTTGAGGGTCAGAACGCCACCACCGTGGTGCCGGAGGACCAAGAACCACCAGTCCCCGACGCCGAATGCGGCCGCGATCTCCGGCCACCCGCGCCCCAGGAAGGCGCCGTCGCCATCCCGCCCGACCTCGACACGCCAGACCTTGACCTTGCCGCCGGACGGGCCGACGACGCGGGCCTCCCCGACGCTGATCCCCTCGGCGAGCTCATCCGGAATGTGCTGCGAGTGCAAAAGTCGCGTCATTTTCGCGACCGGCGTCCATCCCGATCAAGAGCGCGGCGGATCGGCTGCGGCGTCGGCCTTACCTGACTGTCGCAGGAGAACTGGAGCAGCACCCTGAGGTGCTTGGCGCTGGTGACGACATGGTTGCCGGACGACGCCATTGCCGGGGACGAGGACGAAGGTGTGAGTGAGCCTCTGGCTGAATGTCTGCGGCGGCGTGGAAAGTGGGTGTCGTTGGGTAGGCAGTAGGCTAGCTGAATTGCCCCAATGTCTAGTGAATTTAAGTTTATTGGGCTCAGCTAGAAAAATCTGCTGTGATATCAAAAGTTGGATATTTTTTCGTGTGTTTGGAGGTGGAACAGGAAAAGTATTCAACATGTCTTATCTTTAATctttctaaaattttaaggtgtatAAACCAAATGCAGGGACGCACACAAAACTCATGCAAAAAGTTTATTtgcaaaaaggggaaaaagtcATGCCATCAGATGCATGAGATAAGCAAGGATTTCAACTATAATAAAACAAAAGTGTGGAACCAAGAACGGGAACCTTGAAACATGCAACCAATGGTTATGGAAATTTGCACCAATTCGTGCAGCTGCCAAAATTAAAACGCCAGCCAGGTAATATTTTCAAAATTACAGGAAAGGGACTAGATAATTGCCATTAATTTATGACAACAAGTAGAACTAGTTTCTGTCACAACGATAATAGGACATTGAGATGAAAAAAGATTTAGTTTCATTTTCCTGCCTCCAAGCAGGATTTCCCCCCTTCTAATTACTATTTTTCCTTAATAGCAGCATGAATTCGGTCAGTGGGATCCAGAGAGGAATAGCATTCCAATGGtacaatacaaaaaaaaaagattgtttTGTTTGGTTGTGAGGCACATACCACAAAAGCAACAGCAGAAGAAACAGAAAATTCGCCCACGGTGCCACAGATTGCAAGTGCACGCTCCTTGATCAGGCTACTCTGAATAATAGTGCTGATTGATAAGGTATCATTCAAGAGACGTGGCACTCGAGTCTTCCACTCGAACACGAGTTCCTCCTCCATCTTGAGACACTACTTGAAAAAAATGGTTATTTGGAAATATGTTAGTGCAAACAGTTTCAGTTAGACAACTGATGATTTAGTAAAGAAGCAGGAGGTTACTTACATATTTGGCAACAGCAGCAGACAAGCTACTGCCAGCAGTAGTGTCAATTTGCACAGCATCAGCAATGAACCTAATTGCATTTTGGTTGTAATACTCCTCAAGGTACTTGCTATAGTCGTGCCGCTCAACAGAACGGTGGAGTGGCAGCAGCCTTTCCCACCCCCATAGTTTCCCCAAAAGATCTTCTGAAACAAAACAATACCAAAAAAACATTACATACGATGCAAACTCAAAAGGAGATATGAAGTGCTCATACTAATCAGACTTGTGGTGATTAGATTCTCAGTTACCTTTattcctcttcctcttgttaCTCCTTTTACTGTCTTGGATCTTCTGATAGTGAGAATTCAACACATCTGAAATGCTGCCTCTGGTGTGCAGTGCAGTGGTATAGTATCACGATGAATATCAAGAAATAACAAACAGATTCTCTTAGACCATATACAGCTGcatcaagaaagaagaaaaatgtaTTGAGCATCCATACCCTGTGGTGTTTGCTGCTTCATCAATCTTGTGTCCACCACCATCAGCAGCAGTAGCAGACTCTTCTAGCATCTTGACCATAACATCCAAGGTTCGGTACCGCACTATGCGGCTGTCCAGAAGCACCTCAGGTATGGGATCATCATCAAAATCAAGAAGCTTCCCATTTTCATCCATCCACCCACACATCATTTCAGCCTCCTTTGACATACCCTTCATGCGACACTGCTTGAAACCATCAGAAAGTCGCACAACCAATCATCGCAGTTTAAGTTAGCGAACAAATTAAAACAACTGAAATAAAATTAAGTAGGAGCAGGATATGATTGATGGCGTAGTGAAGGGGCAGGAGGTTTACTTACAGTCTCAGCGATAGCAGCTATGCTGAGACTCTTAGAAGGTGTTTTAGTGTTAATGTAATACGCTTCAAGGTAGTTGCTGTAGGCAGAGCTCGACACAGAATCCCCGATGGGCAGCAGCTTGTCCCATCCCCATAATttacccacgagatctttttcgaaacaagaaaaacaagaaaaaatacACAAAAACAAAAGGCCAGAAGAAATCATCACCACAACAGATATGGTGGTAATCTTGATTCAAGTTTGTCGAACAGATCCAGATAGATAGGAAAAAACTAATAAGGAAGGAAATAGTTACTGCACAAGCAGGCATGGGCGGCTCTCAAACAGAAATTTAGCACATGAGCACGCGCAGGTTCTAAATCTCTAGCGAACAAAGGAAGGGGGAATATATACATCGATCATCAGGTTCTAAATCTCTAGATCAAATCACATATCAAAACTATGGATGCGTTTACGTATCATGGTACTTGACAATCTTTGGCATCGGCATCGTCTTttcatcgtcatcctccatctCTTGGATGCAAGATTCAAAATActccctatcttcttcctcctgccggcGCATGGCCTGCGTCTTCCCCATCTCTTGGATCCCCGACGAAGACGACTCCGAACTGATCTAGGGTTCTTAAACCTCCGTCGCCCGTCGGAACTCTCGGACCAATAATCCACGTCTCAGCGAGTCAGCGGCAGCAGCGTCGCCGATCAGgggctggccgtggccggcaACGGCATGCGCTGGACACTGTGGAGTGGCCGGCTGACGCTGACACTGCCGAACTTTCCGCAGACTGCAGGCAGGCGATCGCCGCGCACTGCTCGCGCCCTGGGCCCCTGGCCGTCCGCCCGCGCCAGGAGAGGCCGCCGACCGGCGcgctccacgcctccaccaCAGGCACCACTGCCTGCCTGTCTGCCTCGGCGACGgacgggcgacggcgacggacgggcgacggcgacggacgggcgacggcgacggtgactCGTCGGGCCGAACCGTGAAGGCGGAACCGCGGAAGGCGAATCGTATACCAGGATGGGGCGGAGAGGTGAGGAATTACAACTAAAAAACATAAAAAGGGGTGTAACCCCTCTTCGCGTCACGCTGCGTGCGTACCGCGGTTCGTCGCAGCGATGCCGAACGAGCGAACGATCGTGCGGCGGGATACGGAAACGATCGGTCTGAGCACGAACCGCCCTGCGCCTCCTGCTCATCTTGCCGGTCGCCCTtggcctctcctcctcctgctgcacaTGAGCACGACTGCAAATGCACCGTCTGCACGATTACAAGGCGACAAACAGGTATGGCATGTCTCCACGATCGTTCGATCTTGCATGCATATGCTTCTGCGCATTTCAGTGCAACAGGGAGGATCATGGATGGGGTTTTGTTTAGCATATTTCGATCTCTCTACATTCCATCCTTCGTACTCCGGGGTCCTTTGCGATCTTGCTGTTCTCCGGCCCTGCGCAGCGCATGCATGGTGCGGCCGATGTTGGCATGAAGTGGTCCTGCTCCTTCCCTTCGAAGACGCCGGCGCGCCCTCCGCTTGGCGATGGAGATGGGGATGGTAGAGGGGACCAGCGCCGTGGTTGGGATGGGTGGGCTGACAGGCGTTGTGCCCCgcctgtaacacccaaaattttaaataattcaaattcattaaaatttgctcaaattagggtgtcatttaaattctaggcatttaaattcattttctttaatttaattaattcatcataggaattatttgtgcattcatgctggtgcatttattttgattgcttgagtttgaatcaaagtttggatttccaaatttaaattcaaattctcaaaacccttttcctttttttcttctttcttttccttttcttcttctttcccctG containing:
- the LOC117860763 gene encoding uncharacterized protein, which codes for MSCLAWPTITNSMAAAAMFSKLSDGFSKYVCGILPPTTTADEDRYRAGLRSLFLLSPSPERPPRRTPSPSPSASVRTEALLEDDDGDETATMPWGTEDDDREEEMASTLPCLAFASEHGYRVFSLAEMRLLDGDADAPPPMPPVLGRRLVPSPYGGTVLATDVCYRHPCHLVDPFTGERAPLPDLPVPFSESEPVKYHPNDFPRPHRARVTDDGLAWDWSPRGVMVARGDTAFFCAHGGDGGEWTPVHQAVRGSPMTVNYRAGRFFLLELRSLVTTVIDAATLRARATIPAPAGLRDADAAYLAPSDDGGAVLLVHRAGEDGRGVLFTEAYRARDSRGSPRWARARDIGDRAVFVDGAHAFTVAAGPAGAGALANRVYVVLANRVERPCGRVAVAYDVGCSHLGRPELMGRLRLDVGEVEPMWGQPHWIIRRDGSGRHA